A stretch of Apis cerana isolate GH-2021 linkage group LG1, AcerK_1.0, whole genome shotgun sequence DNA encodes these proteins:
- the LOC133667794 gene encoding nuclear receptor 2C2-associated protein, producing the protein MTSLLQQYKFECRVSSVLNKNNQSYGKNYMFDNCPETCWNSNSGTPQWIIIHFKHECEVSSFEIEFQGGFVGKDCHLEVGDKETKFYESFYPEDKNTIQMFNLKNSIKAKTFKFVFNESTDFFGRIIIYKLSLYS; encoded by the exons ATGACTTCTTTGTtacaacaatataaatttgaatgccg AGTTAGTtcggttttaaataaaaataatcaatcttatgggaaaaattatatgtttgatAATTGTCCTGAAACATGTTGGAATTCCAATTCG gGAACTCCACAAtggataattattcattttaaacatGAATGTGAAGTAAgttcatttgaaattgaatttcaaggTGGATTTGTTGGCAAAGATTGTCATTTAGAAGTTGGTGACAAAGaaactaaattttatgaatcattttatccagaagataaaaatacaatacaaatgtttaatttgaaaaattcaatcaaagcaaaaacatttaaatttgtatttaatgaaAGTACAGATTTTTTTGGtagaataatcatatataaactatctttatattcataa
- the LOC108002034 gene encoding DNA primase large subunit-like isoform X2, which produces MACIPITFQPSMKIKQIPNYIYLHDLQMYILPPSGYIKLEELYQWCIDRLKVLELVNKVSKQYYKARQCRIALIKELEKNDLIKFAKLINMSNYEISQSKKQLLRKNDSISHFILRSAFSLEHKKKQWFFKQEVKLFKWRLSFLNKKDIKLFNYINGIQFPSVSEQEKQKIKKDLEMFCFDNENINIINFYKVYFTNVINLVAKRQVFLKNGIAYVPETKVYWIIFSEFKKKLNEGFAYSRTIVSNIYGDERITKIFNILQNYINKPYLEHNRYKYISIDELDELSQKSFPLCMRLLHEALQKNHHLTNGGRVQYGLFLKGIGLKLHDAIQFWKDEFTKKMDERTFEKQYKYGIRFLYGQEGKRADYEPFHCFKIFNSNIGLRDNHGCPFKCMTFDLLKQTLSNYGLIHLDIESIIQYIKKKSYLEACKTYYEITHNCIINNTFKHPNVYFNSSYKHFENIFSDMED; this is translated from the exons ATGGCATGCATACCAATTACATTTCAACCTagtatgaaaattaaacaaattcctAATTACATATACTTGCATGATTtgcaaatgtatattttaccTCCATctggatatattaaattagaagaattatatcaATGGTGTATTGATAGATTAAAgg ttTTAGAATTAGTAAACAAAGTatcaaaacaatattataaagcGAGGCAATGTCGTATtgctttaattaaagaattggaaaaaaatgatttaattaagtttgcaaaacttataaatatgtCTAACTATGAAATTTCACAAAGTAAAAAACAGCttctaagaaaaaatgattctatATCACACTTTATTTTGAGATCAGCATTTTCTTTAGAACATAAGAAAAAGCAATGGTTCTTTAAACaagaagtaaaattatttaaatggagactttcttttttaaataaaaaggacATAAAactctttaattatattaatggaaTTCAATTTCCTTCT gttTCTGaacaagaaaaacaaaaaattaaaaaagacttagaaatgttttgttttgacaatgaaaatattaatattataaatttttataaagtatattttactAATGTAATAAATCTAGTTGCAAAACGAcaagtatttttgaaaaatggaatTGCTTATGTACCTGAAACAAAAGtttattggataattttttctgaatttaaaaaaaaattaaatgaaggtTTTGct tactcAAGAACAAtagtatcaaatatttatggtgatgaaagaataacaaaaatatttaatatacttcaaaattatattaataaaccaTATCTTGaacataatagatataaatatatatctattgatGAGTTAGATGAg ctaTCACAAAAATCATTTCCATTGTGCATGAGATTGCTTCATGAAgcattacaaaaaaatcatcatcTCACAAATGGTGGTAGAGTTCAATATGGCTTGTTTCTCAAAGGAATAGGTCTTAAATTACATGATGCAATACAATTTTGGAAAgatgaatttacaaaaaaaatggatgaaagaacttttgaaaaacaatataaatatggcATACGATTTCTATATGGACAGGAAGGAAAACGTGCAGATTATGAACCATTTCAttgttttaagatatttaattctaatattggTTTACGAGATAATCATGGTTGTCCATTTAAATGTATGACATTTGATCTACTGAAACAGACACTTTCAAATTATGGATTAATTCATTTAG atatagaatcaataattcaatatataaaaaaaaaatcttatcttgAAGCATGCAAaacttattatgaaattacacacaattgtattataaataataccttTAAGCAtccaaatgtatattttaattctagttataaacattttgaaaatatattttcag atatggaagattaa
- the LOC108002034 gene encoding DNA primase large subunit-like isoform X1: MACIPITFQPSMKIKQIPNYIYLHDLQMYILPPSGYIKLEELYQWCIDRLKVLELVNKVSKQYYKARQCRIALIKELEKNDLIKFAKLINMSNYEISQSKKQLLRKNDSISHFILRSAFSLEHKKKQWFFKQEVKLFKWRLSFLNKKDIKLFNYINGIQFPSVSEQEKQKIKKDLEMFCFDNENINIINFYKVYFTNVINLVAKRQVFLKNGIAYVPETKVYWIIFSEFKKKLNEGFAYSRTIVSNIYGDERITKIFNILQNYINKPYLEHNRYKYISIDELDELSQKSFPLCMRLLHEALQKNHHLTNGGRVQYGLFLKGIGLKLHDAIQFWKDEFTKKMDERTFEKQYKYGIRFLYGQEGKRADYEPFHCFKIFNSNIGLRDNHGCPFKCMTFDLLKQTLSNYGLIHLDIESIIQYIKKKSYLEACKTYYEITHNCIINNTFKHPNVYFNSSYKHFENIFSGKFFYKIILL, encoded by the exons ATGGCATGCATACCAATTACATTTCAACCTagtatgaaaattaaacaaattcctAATTACATATACTTGCATGATTtgcaaatgtatattttaccTCCATctggatatattaaattagaagaattatatcaATGGTGTATTGATAGATTAAAgg ttTTAGAATTAGTAAACAAAGTatcaaaacaatattataaagcGAGGCAATGTCGTATtgctttaattaaagaattggaaaaaaatgatttaattaagtttgcaaaacttataaatatgtCTAACTATGAAATTTCACAAAGTAAAAAACAGCttctaagaaaaaatgattctatATCACACTTTATTTTGAGATCAGCATTTTCTTTAGAACATAAGAAAAAGCAATGGTTCTTTAAACaagaagtaaaattatttaaatggagactttcttttttaaataaaaaggacATAAAactctttaattatattaatggaaTTCAATTTCCTTCT gttTCTGaacaagaaaaacaaaaaattaaaaaagacttagaaatgttttgttttgacaatgaaaatattaatattataaatttttataaagtatattttactAATGTAATAAATCTAGTTGCAAAACGAcaagtatttttgaaaaatggaatTGCTTATGTACCTGAAACAAAAGtttattggataattttttctgaatttaaaaaaaaattaaatgaaggtTTTGct tactcAAGAACAAtagtatcaaatatttatggtgatgaaagaataacaaaaatatttaatatacttcaaaattatattaataaaccaTATCTTGaacataatagatataaatatatatctattgatGAGTTAGATGAg ctaTCACAAAAATCATTTCCATTGTGCATGAGATTGCTTCATGAAgcattacaaaaaaatcatcatcTCACAAATGGTGGTAGAGTTCAATATGGCTTGTTTCTCAAAGGAATAGGTCTTAAATTACATGATGCAATACAATTTTGGAAAgatgaatttacaaaaaaaatggatgaaagaacttttgaaaaacaatataaatatggcATACGATTTCTATATGGACAGGAAGGAAAACGTGCAGATTATGAACCATTTCAttgttttaagatatttaattctaatattggTTTACGAGATAATCATGGTTGTCCATTTAAATGTATGACATTTGATCTACTGAAACAGACACTTTCAAATTATGGATTAATTCATTTAG atatagaatcaataattcaatatataaaaaaaaaatcttatcttgAAGCATGCAAaacttattatgaaattacacacaattgtattataaataataccttTAAGCAtccaaatgtatattttaattctagttataaacattttgaaaatatattttcaggtaaatttttttataaaatcatattattgtaa
- the LOC108002015 gene encoding ER membrane protein complex subunit 8/9 homolog has translation MADISFSSRAYCKIILHAAKYPHCAINGLLLAKQSNKNDGKFIELHIEDVIPLFHICLHVSPMAEIALTMVDQYAISKGLVLAGYYLANENINDLSTDKPAHKIADKIAENYGNTLLVVVDNKEITLAMNSNPLRVSQFIDGKWKLKDITDILYDRGVTHTDVLYSLLKAEEYRNLIDFDNHLDDISLNWQNQKLNKIIEEVMEKYK, from the exons atggcagatatttcattttctagtCGTGCATATTGTAAGATTATTTTACACGCAGCTAAGTATCCACACTGTGCAATAAATGGTTTATTATTAGCCaaacaaagtaataaaaatgatggtAAATTCATTGAATTACATATTGAAGATGTAATTCcactttttcatatttgtctTCATGTTTCACCTATGGCAGAAATTGCTTTAACCAtg gttGATCAATATGCTATTAGTAAAGGTTTAGTACTAGCAGGTTATTATCTAGCAAATGAAAACATAAATGATTTaag taCAGATAAACCTGCTCATAAAATAGCGGATAAAATAGCAGAAAATTATGGTAATACTTTACTTGTTGTG GtggataataaagaaattacacTTGCTATGAATTCAAATCCTTTGAGAGTGTCACAATTTATAGATGGCAAATGGAAACTTAAAGATATAACaga TATATTATATGACAGAGGAGTGACACATACAGATGTATTATATTCCTTACTTAAAGCAGAAGAATATAGAAATCTTATAGATTTTGATAATCATCTTGATGACATTTCTCTTAATTGGCAAAAtcaaaaacttaataaaatcatagaagaagttatggaaaaatataaataa
- the LOC108002016 gene encoding uncharacterized protein LOC108002016, with protein MDNIEKVINLLHKRRTIREEQFAIEEKKQITEYSNLINTLQTIKDERNNYKESIVKNLQSLTMHKHSIYKLIYNAENISGLPVSHNYHRQAIMFLSEGIDFINKLQDIFKNFDNIDKKNNINSMNMLHDIIFCTKSIGNELCKVKSLISDIKTLQKNTEILQEYCLVNDDENIKI; from the exons atggataatattgaaaaagttaTCAATCTTTTACACAAAAGAAGAACTATTCGTGAAGAACAATTCGcaattgaagaaaagaaacaaattactGAATAcagtaatttgataaatacatTACAAACTATAAaag atGAACGGAACAATTATAAAGAAAgtattgttaaaaatcttcaaagTTTAACAATGCATaaacattcaatatataaattaatttataatgcaGAGAATATATCAGGATTACCAGTTTCTCATAATTATCATCG gcaagcaataatgtttttatctgaaggaattgattttataaataaattacaagatatatttaaaaattttgacaatattgataaaaaaaataatattaattctatgaaTATGCTTCATGATATT atattttgtacaaaaagCATAGGAAATGAACTTTGTAAAGTAAAATCCTTAATTTcagatataaaaacattacaaaaaaatacagaaatattgCAAGAATATTGTTTAGTTAATGATG atgaaaatattaaaatctaa
- the LOC108001982 gene encoding GRIP and coiled-coil domain-containing protein encodes MVDHNKTLNTNLNDITKTLEDMESLDMELFNDSFKKLKSTNPLKDSNIQSDGEIKKKVIFKDSNEDDLLTGLLSDEETSAKESKSLFASSSKSSLMEDIFKIKNPITSKTSIKSNNGLELHLGQEETNQLFSQKLNGYSPSKSNFIISQNESFKEKDIQKLKTISKNEDILMNLNDKCDIIDKAKRLSLREHSFENQSHSPNVVDSIIPKSNKKTELEQSTNIQESKLDAIDLSTKFFAKESRRGRRNTKIINDPLGLLSVDLLSNQNLELMTNENVSTKNSVIQNMKTEKDLPEWLGGPKKLATNEKITKIDKTVNSKQNIEIQNTNSTVDSKKSGTNNLEDTSIFPLLFGTQLHQENAFVNMQQQEHELRTATIFSLQNEQLNKITNAQHSALYNQEKQFNALLKLQYERQTLLEKQIKIQQERINQYINVLMTQSVSIPNTAIYKLDLDEEEKKFINEIKEMKDRIKKLEEEKSKLENKLSYINEKYDSELLFQAEFYERQISFLREIITKSEGRIKREIEHLETDYITKFEKLKDEKLQIENEYKEKIHNLKNEHAQNIEDLCKLHSENIKLLQKQYNNVIENISKAKQIEDQMIQIMTTRTTDIENILQRVNIIIEDTIENKKKLEIQHKEIMKSHENTLKLQEDDIKAQRLELKHQNNIFEEHRNKFIETTEKLDIRLTSLITELQKQSSLCNQAEETLEKKTTSLLKERELFEEKMKWERDYMEALKVSWMKEQERQLKLLAEEKEIITIEKAELQISNKLQNNNEIDKIELETAVKIAQEATISANRDKLKWQEKINELNIHKQILQDKENLLILRAKELEYLTQSALIKKEEGMKALKNAKHLENQNKQKFNQLQLQIQALMEKEKKIATEKYNVTKDRIKEGSLVYEIEKPERDLNVSHNFQNDIPFSEIQSKSEITTELMNIVDPNLIMLKLNLNDEFNTIDKYINF; translated from the exons TATTTGCATCTAGTAGCAAAAGCAGTTTAATGGAAGATATTTTCAAGATCAAAAATCCAATTACATCTAAAACGagtattaaatcaaataatggaTTAGAATTGCATTTAGGGCAAGAAGAaactaatcaattattttcacagAAATTAAATGGTTATTCACCTtccaaaagtaattttattatatcacaaaatgaatcatttaaagaaaaagatatacagaaattgaaaactatatctaaaaatgaagatattttaatgaatttaaatgataaatgtgatataatagataaagcaAAGAGATTATCTTTAAGAGAGCattcatttgaaaatcaatCTCATTCACCAAATGTTGTGGATTCTATTATTcctaaaagtaataaaaaaacagaGTTAGAACAATCTACAAACATACAAGAATCAAAATTAGATGCTATTGATTTATCAACTAAATTCTTTGCAAAAGAATCTCGTAGAGGtagaagaaatacaaaaattataaatgatccTCTAGGTTTGTTATCTgttgatttattatcaaatcaaaatcttgaattg atgacAAATGAGAATGTTTCAACTAAAAATTCTgttatacaaaatatgaaaacagaGAAAGATTTACCAGAATGGTTGGGTGGTCCAAAAAAATTAgcaacaaatgaaaaaataactaaaattgataaaactgttaattctaaacaaaatattgaaattcaaaatacaaATAGTACAGtagattcaaaaaaatctggtacaaataatttagaagataCATCTATTTTTCCACTCTTGTTTGGCACACAATTACATCAAGAAAATGCATTTGTAAATATGCAACAACAAGAACATGAATTAAGAACAGCAACAATATTTTCTCTACAAAatgaacaattaaataaaataacaaatgcaCAGCATTCTGCATTATATAATCAAGAGAAACAATTTAATgcacttttaaaattacaatatgaaAGACAAACTTTATTggagaaacaaataaaaattcaacaagaacgaattaatcaatatattaat gttTTAATGACGCAATCTGTATCAATACCAAATActgcaatttataaattggatttagatgaagaagaaaagaaatttataaatgaaattaaagaaatgaaagatagaataaaaaaattagaagaagaaaaatcaaaattggaaaataaattatcctatataaatgaaaaatatgatagcgaattattatttcaagcaGAATTTTATGA aagacaaatttcatttttaagagaaataataacaaaatcagaaggaagaattaaaagagaaatagaacACTTAGAAACAGATTATAtaacgaaattcgaaaaattaaaagatgaaaaattacaaatagaaaacgaatacaaagaaaaaattcataatttaaag aaTGAACATGCTCAAAATATAGAAGATCTTTGCAAATTACATTCTGAAAACATAAAACTTttacaaaaacaatataataatgtaatagaaAACATATCTAAAGCTAAGCAAATAGAAGATCAAATGATACAAATTATGACAACTCGAACAActgatatagaaaatatattacaaagggttaatattattattgaggatacaatagaaaataaaaaaaaattggaaattcaacataaagaaataatgaaatctcATGAAAACACTTTGAAACTACAAGAAGATGACATAAaag cacAGAGACTTGAATTAAAGcatcaaaataatatctttgaagaacatcgtaataaatttatagaaacaaCAGAGAAACTTGATATTCGTCTTACAAGTCTTATAACTGAACTTCAAAAACAAAGTTCATTATGCAATCAGGCAGAAGAAACACTTGAGAAAAAAACAACAAgtcttttaaaagaaagagaattatttgaagaaaaaatgaaatgggaACGTGATTATATGGag gCATTGAAGGTATCTTGGATGAAAGAACAAGAAagacaattaaaattacttgcagaagaaaaagaaataataacaattgaaaaagcagaattacaaatttcaaataaattacaaaacaataatgaaattgataaaatagag tTGGAGACTGCTGTTAAAATTGCACAAGAAGCAACTATATCTGCTAatcgagataaattaaaatggcaagaaaaaattaatgaactcAATATTCATAAACAAATTCTACAAGATAAGgagaatttacttattttacgTGCCAAAGAACTTGAATATCTTAcacaa tctgctttaattaaaaaagaagaaggaatgaaagctttaaaaaatgcaaaacacttagaaaatcaaaataaacaaaaatttaatcagttacaattacaaattcaagcactaatggaaaaagaaaaaaaaattgcaactgaaaaatacaatgttacgaa gGATAGAATTAAAGAAGGTTCTTTAgtttatgaaattgaaaaaccaGAAAGAGATCTAAATGTTTcacataattttcaaaatgatatacCATTTTCTGAAATACAATCAAAATCTGAAATCACTACAGAATTAAtg AATATTGTAGatccaaatttaattatgttaaaattaaatctcaatgatgaatttaatactattgataaatatataaatttctaa